The Nitrogeniibacter aestuarii genome has a window encoding:
- a CDS encoding MFS transporter yields the protein MFKNILPIAGLMSGVALLLTGNGLLGTLLAIKGNEAGFSETLLGLLGSGYFAGYLLGGLLARPLIQRIGHIRAFAFFAAGLAGIALLHGLFVSATTWVVLRVLAGASVVSLYTLIESWLNDQTPQAQRGRIFAMYMIVNQTSLALSQQILGFDLGTSLSVFMISAFCVCFAVMPVAATPLAQPTVHKTSGFSPWPLLRRAPVAATSAVLTGMAIGAFWSMGPVYASRTGYDNDWIALFMSAGILGGALLQWPLGALSDRSDRRTVLAFAAGCAALSAVPLLWGHLGATAAIAAITLFGGFGFAIYPIVVAHLVDHLSGDEIVSGSNVVLLLYGIGAAIGPLMVGLMMSWVDNSALAVWFIATHVVLMLTALVSRRRVRDDVVEHTPYVSMMRTSSEALELMPAAEPSSHSDDAPVEARNTGHT from the coding sequence ATGTTTAAGAACATACTTCCAATCGCCGGCCTCATGAGCGGCGTCGCCCTGCTGTTGACCGGCAACGGCCTGCTCGGCACCTTGCTGGCCATCAAGGGCAATGAAGCCGGCTTCAGCGAAACCCTGCTCGGCCTGCTCGGGTCCGGGTATTTCGCCGGTTACCTGCTCGGCGGCCTGCTTGCCCGTCCGCTCATCCAGCGCATTGGCCACATTCGTGCCTTTGCCTTTTTTGCCGCCGGCCTGGCCGGTATCGCCCTGCTGCACGGCCTGTTCGTCTCGGCAACCACCTGGGTAGTCTTGCGCGTGCTGGCCGGCGCCTCGGTGGTGTCGCTGTATACGCTCATCGAAAGCTGGCTCAACGATCAGACGCCACAGGCTCAGCGCGGGCGCATCTTCGCCATGTACATGATCGTCAACCAGACATCCCTGGCCCTTTCTCAGCAGATCCTCGGCTTCGATCTGGGCACCTCACTGTCGGTCTTCATGATTTCCGCGTTCTGCGTCTGCTTTGCCGTGATGCCGGTGGCGGCGACCCCGCTGGCGCAGCCCACCGTTCACAAGACCAGCGGCTTCTCACCCTGGCCGCTGCTGCGCCGGGCACCGGTTGCGGCCACCAGTGCCGTACTGACCGGCATGGCGATCGGCGCATTCTGGAGCATGGGACCGGTCTATGCATCGCGCACCGGCTACGACAACGACTGGATCGCCCTGTTCATGAGTGCGGGCATCCTTGGCGGCGCACTGCTGCAGTGGCCACTGGGCGCTTTGTCCGATCGCAGCGATCGGCGCACCGTACTGGCCTTCGCGGCAGGCTGCGCCGCGCTGTCGGCCGTGCCGCTCCTGTGGGGTCATCTGGGTGCAACGGCCGCGATCGCGGCCATCACCCTGTTTGGCGGCTTCGGGTTTGCGATCTATCCGATTGTCGTCGCCCACCTGGTCGACCACCTCAGCGGGGACGAAATCGTCTCGGGCTCGAACGTGGTGCTCCTGCTCTACGGAATCGGCGCAGCGATCGGGCCACTGATGGTGGGTCTGATGATGTCCTGGGTGGACAATTCAGCCCTGGCCGTTTGGTTCATCGCCACCCACGTCGTGCTCATGCTGACGGCCCTGGTGTCCCGACGCCGCGTCCGCGACGATGTGGTCGAACACACGCCTTACGTCTCGATGATGCGAACTTCGTCCGAGGCACT